The Candidatus Poribacteria bacterium genome includes a region encoding these proteins:
- a CDS encoding spermidine/putrescine ABC transporter substrate-binding protein: MRNKCILLLLILLALFVGDSDGQKKQLNVFTWAGYVSDDIREGFENEYGVNVLIDTYASNEDLLAKLLAGATGYDIIMPSDYMVSILIKQNLLAELNRDNIPNFQNISPLFLGKYFDAENRYSIPYTFGTAGIAYDSSVVTPAPDSWTVLWDAQYKNQFSMLDDQRETIGAALKLLGYSLNTTDLKEIKAAKEKLIAQKPLVKQYKSEAEELLIAGDVVMAHCWSGDAFRATETRPTVRYVIPKEGSSQFIDAVCIPKSAPHKALAEQFINYLLRPEVNAKITAFTKYGTCVPTAKEYLPEHLREHKFIYPPAEVLESLEWLKDPGDFTRHYNRAWEEIKAK; this comes from the coding sequence ATGCGCAACAAATGTATTCTTTTATTATTGATACTCCTCGCGCTTTTTGTCGGCGATAGCGATGGACAAAAGAAACAACTCAACGTCTTTACATGGGCGGGTTACGTCAGCGACGACATCCGAGAGGGATTTGAAAACGAATACGGGGTGAACGTTCTTATCGATACCTACGCTAGCAACGAGGACCTCCTCGCGAAGTTGTTAGCAGGTGCGACGGGATATGACATCATCATGCCGTCCGACTATATGGTGTCGATCTTAATCAAACAAAACCTGTTAGCTGAACTAAACCGCGACAACATCCCTAACTTCCAGAATATTAGTCCGCTGTTCCTCGGCAAATACTTCGATGCCGAAAACCGATATTCTATTCCTTACACATTCGGAACTGCGGGGATCGCCTACGATTCGTCCGTCGTCACACCGGCACCCGACAGTTGGACAGTGCTTTGGGACGCGCAATACAAGAACCAATTCAGCATGTTAGATGACCAACGCGAGACCATTGGTGCGGCACTTAAACTGCTCGGATACAGCCTCAACACCACCGATCTAAAAGAGATTAAAGCAGCGAAAGAGAAACTCATCGCCCAGAAACCGCTCGTCAAACAGTATAAGAGCGAGGCGGAAGAACTCCTTATCGCAGGAGATGTCGTTATGGCACACTGCTGGAGTGGCGATGCGTTCCGAGCAACCGAGACCCGACCAACGGTCCGGTACGTCATTCCCAAAGAAGGATCCAGTCAGTTCATCGACGCCGTTTGTATTCCGAAGTCCGCACCACATAAGGCACTCGCCGAGCAATTTATCAATTACCTTCTTCGTCCTGAAGTCAATGCCAAGATTACGGCTTTCACGAAATACGGAACCTGCGTCCCGACAGCGAAAGAATACTTACCGGAACATCTACGAGAACACAAATTCATCTATCCGCCTGCAGAAGTTTTGGAATCCCTTGAATGGCTGAAAGATCCGGGGGATTTTACGAGGCACTACAACCGAGCATGGGAAGAGATTAAAGCCAAATAA
- a CDS encoding sulfurtransferase: MPLKTLEQLVAEAKANVGHISPAELTDANQSVVLIDVRDEPDYDEEHLPAAVSLPRGYLELDIDEIAPDADTHIVTYCGGGTRATLSAHTLKNMGYENVSVLTGGFRGWKAEGLPTEESDE, encoded by the coding sequence ATGCCACTGAAAACCCTTGAACAACTCGTTGCCGAAGCGAAAGCGAACGTCGGACACATTTCACCCGCCGAACTTACGGACGCAAACCAATCGGTTGTCCTGATAGATGTCCGTGACGAACCCGATTACGATGAAGAACATCTACCGGCGGCCGTTTCTCTACCACGCGGCTACCTTGAACTCGATATTGATGAGATTGCCCCTGACGCAGACACACATATCGTTACGTACTGTGGCGGTGGCACCCGTGCGACGCTCTCCGCGCACACGCTAAAAAACATGGGCTATGAAAACGTCTCAGTGCTAACGGGCGGTTTCCGCGGTTGGAAAGCCGAAGGACTCCCAACCGAAGAATCCGATGAATAA
- a CDS encoding TIM barrel protein codes for MATQTPLSKIEPGMKVTAQMSPEPSEADLQLAKQMDVEYVVLWTNGENANYDYFMSRREIFENAGLKIYGFGNSDVHNQDGIVLNLENRDAKIEQYKRYIRDLGRAGIPYTTYAHMGNGIWSTERETTRGGASARAFNLDVAQEGHWGGKLYPMPLSHGREFSEDEIWDNYAYFIKQAAPVAEEAGVMIGIHPDDPPAVHLAGIPRCIFSSFEGYKRALEIADSPNVGMCFCVGCWLEGGELMGKDVIESIRYFGERNKIFKVHFRNVDQPLPHFVETFVDNGYQDMYHVAKALREVNFNGVLIPDHIPQMGDDGRVGTAYTIAYMNALVKRANEEVAA; via the coding sequence ATGGCAACGCAAACCCCTTTAAGCAAAATTGAACCCGGTATGAAAGTTACGGCACAGATGTCGCCGGAACCGAGTGAGGCAGATTTGCAGCTCGCCAAGCAGATGGACGTCGAATACGTCGTCCTCTGGACGAACGGGGAAAATGCGAATTACGACTATTTCATGAGCCGTCGCGAAATTTTTGAGAACGCAGGACTCAAAATCTACGGGTTTGGCAACAGTGATGTCCACAATCAGGATGGGATCGTGCTGAACTTAGAGAACCGCGACGCGAAGATCGAACAGTACAAGCGGTACATCCGTGATCTCGGTAGAGCCGGGATTCCGTATACGACCTATGCGCACATGGGGAATGGCATCTGGAGCACAGAACGTGAAACGACCCGTGGCGGTGCAAGCGCAAGGGCATTCAATCTCGACGTCGCACAGGAGGGACATTGGGGCGGCAAACTGTATCCAATGCCCCTTTCACACGGACGTGAATTCAGCGAAGATGAAATCTGGGATAACTACGCCTATTTCATCAAACAAGCCGCACCCGTCGCTGAGGAAGCGGGCGTGATGATCGGTATCCACCCCGACGATCCACCCGCGGTGCATCTCGCTGGAATCCCGAGGTGTATCTTCAGCAGTTTTGAAGGCTACAAACGCGCCCTTGAAATCGCCGATAGCCCAAATGTCGGTATGTGTTTCTGTGTGGGATGCTGGCTGGAGGGCGGTGAACTCATGGGTAAAGATGTCATTGAATCCATCCGTTACTTCGGCGAGCGGAACAAAATCTTCAAAGTCCATTTCCGCAACGTAGATCAGCCGCTTCCACACTTCGTTGAGACTTTCGTTGATAACGGCTATCAGGATATGTACCATGTCGCAAAAGCCCTCCGCGAGGTCAATTTCAACGGCGTACTGATCCCTGATCATATCCCACAGATGGGAGACGACGGTCGCGTCGGCACAGCATACACAATCGCCTACATGAATGCACTCGTGAAGCGAGCGAACGAGGAGGTCGCTGCGTGA
- a CDS encoding XRE family transcriptional regulator, whose translation MSKKIECEKSSGNVFKDLDLPDADELFLKAKLGFEVFQIIEGRQLTQAEAAKILGVKQPEISRLKKGKFNHYSVERLLTFLNRLNRDIEIRITSSGYREGQQRVITV comes from the coding sequence ATGAGCAAGAAGATTGAATGTGAAAAGAGTTCAGGCAACGTGTTTAAGGATTTAGACTTGCCGGACGCCGACGAACTGTTTCTTAAAGCGAAACTTGGGTTTGAAGTGTTTCAGATTATAGAAGGTCGTCAGCTCACCCAAGCGGAAGCGGCGAAGATTCTCGGAGTGAAGCAGCCTGAAATCTCACGACTCAAAAAAGGAAAGTTTAATCATTATAGCGTTGAACGGCTGTTGACGTTTCTGAATCGATTGAACCGCGATATTGAGATTCGCATTACTTCCTCAGGATACAGAGAGGGGCAACAGCGGGTTATTACGGTTTAG
- a CDS encoding Gfo/Idh/MocA family oxidoreductase, translating to MQQNGKYGVLLLGGNRTHQENYALSFAQDTRCRLVAFADEPDAPPERIRLARTLAESLDLPFIDLDAALAREDVHIVSLCTDVERRGRIGAKCAEAGKHVYLDKPMAFTPEDAERIVAAVAKSGVRSQMFSNIHSAWARTVQQALTGGSIGELRAVHCDVLFSKGHPGSAPVGEKRIEKSERERYSFVEAKPEMFDVGVYAVSMVNWLTQKRVQRVFGGTANYFFKEHSGCDVEDFGALLLTLEDGITATIAGGRYGWQSHAQGGVRKVHLVGTEGSLTFDASANRLEVFAAEPAFEPPSPHPLDPMGMWSSTQAEIKMPPKQQWIDVGSDDDSAREFGAFVDCIEKGVESEMNAEFAAHSVEIICAGYRSAATGKVIDL from the coding sequence ATGCAACAGAATGGAAAATATGGGGTTCTCCTACTCGGTGGAAATCGCACGCATCAAGAGAATTACGCCTTGAGTTTTGCGCAGGATACACGCTGTCGGTTGGTCGCTTTCGCCGATGAGCCGGATGCACCCCCAGAGCGGATTCGGTTGGCACGTACGCTCGCTGAATCGTTGGATTTGCCGTTCATAGACCTCGACGCGGCACTCGCGCGCGAAGATGTACATATCGTCAGTCTCTGTACAGATGTAGAACGTCGCGGACGTATAGGCGCGAAATGCGCGGAAGCGGGAAAGCACGTCTATCTCGATAAGCCGATGGCATTCACTCCGGAAGATGCGGAACGGATCGTTGCAGCCGTTGCGAAGAGTGGTGTGCGGAGTCAAATGTTCAGCAACATTCACAGTGCGTGGGCGCGCACCGTCCAGCAGGCGTTGACAGGTGGAAGCATCGGCGAACTTCGGGCAGTCCATTGCGATGTCCTGTTCTCCAAAGGGCATCCCGGTAGTGCACCTGTCGGAGAAAAAAGGATCGAAAAATCCGAACGCGAACGCTACAGTTTTGTTGAAGCGAAACCTGAAATGTTTGATGTCGGTGTCTACGCTGTGTCTATGGTGAATTGGTTGACCCAGAAACGGGTACAGCGTGTTTTTGGTGGAACGGCGAACTATTTCTTTAAGGAACACAGCGGCTGTGATGTTGAAGACTTCGGGGCTTTGCTCCTGACGTTGGAAGATGGGATCACAGCCACGATCGCCGGTGGACGTTACGGGTGGCAGAGTCATGCCCAGGGTGGGGTCCGAAAGGTGCATCTCGTCGGCACTGAAGGGAGTCTGACCTTTGATGCGTCAGCGAACCGTTTGGAGGTATTTGCGGCTGAACCGGCGTTTGAACCCCCCTCACCGCATCCGCTCGATCCGATGGGGATGTGGAGTAGCACACAAGCAGAGATTAAGATGCCCCCGAAGCAACAGTGGATAGATGTCGGGAGTGATGACGACAGTGCACGTGAATTCGGTGCATTTGTCGATTGTATTGAAAAGGGGGTAGAGAGCGAAATGAACGCAGAATTTGCGGCGCATTCCGTAGAAATTATCTGTGCAGGGTATCGTTCGGCAGCCACTGGAAAGGTTATCGATCTCTAA
- a CDS encoding ATP-binding protein, translated as MLINSGTSRSLVLSGNIHDLFFVRDGDDTDYIPLVPFLTRNWDIPGFILIVYELNGPIRFAKAAEREKVKRAFNVWRGATETNLDVNASGSLPPPLQRAVERTTPTEADDPTDTSFTQYMNDAIGSPTLALELLRQFCLLSRTTNAQGEKLLEEKLIILIEATDMLLPEGEIRSLSLQDRHRVSIIQDWISDSSFMEGSDTVIFIAESASLLNSRITRLPQVIPLEIPAPGMVERQHFISWFNNTPKLVEKPLNLWGTQAQLAMLTAGLSLQALRQMLLSARYSGERLRPEDVIHKVSEFIQGQLGEDVVEFKKPAHSLTDIVGNKKLVDFLKTQLIPRITSTGPDAIPGMSVCGPIGSGKTFIFEGLAGELDIPVLVLKNIRSMWFGQTDVIFERLRRLLMALVKVLIFVDEADTQFGSVGTDAHSTERRLTGKIQAMMSDPQLRGNITWLLMTARIYHLSPDLRREGRVGDMVIPVLDPKGEDREAFLHWTLAKVLPGPLPEDAIERLVQLTEDYSAASFASLRSDLEAASLIKRDKLTLDEIIAVAADRLLPNIGPIRRYQTLQALVNCTRKSLLPGEYSPEIRESWVKQIAQLEAIGISR; from the coding sequence ATGCTCATCAATTCGGGAACCTCTCGTAGCCTCGTCTTATCCGGAAATATCCACGACCTCTTCTTCGTCCGCGACGGAGATGACACGGATTATATTCCACTCGTCCCCTTCTTGACGCGTAACTGGGACATTCCAGGGTTCATCCTAATCGTTTATGAGCTCAATGGACCCATCCGATTTGCGAAAGCAGCCGAACGCGAAAAAGTGAAGCGGGCGTTCAATGTATGGCGCGGCGCAACGGAGACAAACCTCGACGTAAACGCCAGCGGCAGTCTTCCCCCGCCACTGCAAAGAGCCGTTGAACGCACCACGCCTACCGAAGCTGATGACCCGACAGATACCTCTTTTACACAGTACATGAACGATGCAATCGGCAGTCCGACGTTGGCACTTGAACTTCTACGACAGTTCTGTCTGCTCTCCCGCACCACAAACGCGCAAGGCGAAAAACTATTAGAGGAAAAATTGATAATCCTGATTGAAGCAACGGACATGTTGCTACCGGAAGGTGAAATTCGGAGTTTATCGCTACAGGACAGGCATCGGGTCAGCATCATTCAAGATTGGATCTCGGATTCCAGTTTCATGGAAGGTAGCGACACCGTCATTTTCATCGCAGAATCGGCGAGTCTTCTGAATTCTCGGATTACAAGGCTGCCACAGGTTATCCCCCTCGAAATACCAGCACCCGGGATGGTAGAACGCCAACATTTTATCTCATGGTTTAACAATACACCGAAGTTAGTGGAAAAACCGCTAAACCTTTGGGGGACACAAGCCCAATTGGCGATGCTCACAGCCGGTTTATCCCTCCAAGCCCTGCGACAGATGCTCCTTTCGGCGCGTTACTCCGGTGAGAGATTACGACCTGAAGATGTTATCCATAAAGTGTCTGAATTCATCCAAGGTCAGTTAGGGGAAGATGTTGTAGAGTTCAAAAAGCCTGCACACAGTCTCACGGACATCGTTGGCAACAAAAAATTGGTGGATTTTCTGAAGACGCAATTGATCCCGCGTATTACCTCAACCGGTCCTGACGCGATTCCCGGCATGAGCGTCTGCGGCCCCATCGGTAGCGGAAAAACGTTCATTTTTGAGGGGCTCGCTGGTGAACTCGACATCCCTGTGCTGGTCCTCAAGAACATTCGGAGTATGTGGTTCGGACAGACAGACGTTATCTTTGAACGCCTGCGTCGATTGCTGATGGCACTCGTAAAAGTGCTTATCTTCGTTGACGAAGCGGACACCCAATTCGGCAGTGTCGGGACGGATGCCCATAGCACAGAACGGCGTTTGACAGGAAAGATACAGGCGATGATGTCAGACCCGCAACTCCGCGGCAACATCACGTGGCTTCTGATGACCGCTCGGATTTATCACCTCTCTCCCGATCTACGGCGAGAGGGCAGAGTCGGTGACATGGTAATCCCAGTCCTCGACCCAAAGGGTGAAGACCGCGAAGCGTTCCTCCACTGGACCCTCGCCAAAGTTCTTCCGGGTCCCCTCCCTGAAGATGCAATCGAACGACTTGTGCAACTGACCGAAGACTATTCTGCGGCGAGTTTCGCATCGCTACGTTCCGATTTGGAAGCCGCCAGTCTCATCAAGCGAGACAAACTGACACTCGATGAAATCATCGCTGTCGCGGCAGACCGCCTCCTACCGAATATCGGTCCGATTCGACGTTACCAAACCTTACAGGCACTCGTCAATTGCACGCGTAAATCGCTGCTGCCGGGGGAATATTCTCCAGAAATCCGAGAGTCATGGGTAAAACAAATTGCTCAACTAGAAGCCATCGGAATTAGCAGGTAG
- a CDS encoding PQQ-binding-like beta-propeller repeat protein has translation MRTSARAFLLLLSLPLIVSADWNDFLGPERNGKSREKIEIAPWRNTGPPVIWHKKIGTSYGAPTIADGRLFIFARHGDMARLTCMESDTGTELWRFEYPTDYEDMYGYNNGPRSCPVVDGERVYIFGVQGKLHCLNVSDGNLLWKVDTVARYNVVQNFFGTASTPIVEGDLLITQIGGSPPGTPKNIWASNGNPPPNGTGIVAFNKQTGKVVYEISDELASYASPITTTIDGRRWGFMFARGGLVGFEPATGKLDFHYPWRCPKIESVNASNPVVADDLVFISESYEVGSSVLQVYPGGYKVVWKDSRRRRDQSLRLHWNTAIHHEGYLYACSNRHSSGAELRCVNIKTGKVVWGQRVDERASLLWVNEYFIFLGEYGRMMLLKCTPEKMEILAEAVPRDGNGRQFIEYPAWSAPALSNGLLYVRGKDRLVCFALTSPKN, from the coding sequence GTGAGGACATCCGCACGAGCCTTTTTACTTTTGTTAAGCCTCCCGCTCATCGTGTCGGCGGATTGGAACGACTTCCTCGGTCCAGAACGAAACGGCAAATCGCGAGAGAAGATAGAGATCGCGCCATGGAGAAACACGGGTCCCCCGGTCATCTGGCACAAAAAGATCGGTACCAGTTACGGGGCACCCACCATCGCAGACGGACGCTTGTTTATCTTCGCACGTCACGGTGACATGGCGCGGCTCACCTGTATGGAAAGCGACACCGGTACTGAGCTTTGGCGATTTGAATATCCGACAGACTATGAGGATATGTACGGATATAACAATGGACCGAGGTCGTGCCCTGTCGTTGACGGAGAACGGGTCTATATCTTCGGCGTTCAGGGAAAGTTGCACTGTCTGAATGTTTCGGATGGAAACTTGTTATGGAAGGTGGATACAGTAGCCCGTTATAATGTGGTTCAAAATTTTTTCGGTACCGCCTCAACCCCAATTGTTGAAGGCGATCTACTCATCACCCAAATCGGCGGTTCTCCACCAGGCACCCCGAAAAATATTTGGGCATCAAACGGTAACCCACCACCAAACGGCACCGGTATCGTCGCATTCAACAAACAGACAGGAAAGGTCGTTTACGAAATTAGTGACGAATTAGCGAGTTACGCCAGTCCCATCACGACAACAATTGATGGACGCCGTTGGGGATTTATGTTCGCTCGCGGTGGACTCGTCGGTTTTGAACCGGCAACCGGCAAACTCGACTTTCACTATCCGTGGCGCTGCCCGAAGATTGAATCCGTCAATGCCTCGAATCCAGTTGTTGCTGACGATCTCGTATTTATCAGTGAATCTTACGAGGTCGGTAGCTCCGTCCTCCAAGTATATCCCGGCGGTTACAAAGTTGTTTGGAAAGATTCACGGCGCCGCCGAGACCAATCCCTGCGGTTGCACTGGAACACCGCTATACATCACGAGGGCTATCTCTACGCCTGTAGCAACAGACACTCCAGCGGTGCAGAACTTCGGTGTGTAAATATCAAGACAGGCAAAGTCGTATGGGGACAACGCGTTGACGAACGTGCGTCTTTACTTTGGGTAAATGAGTATTTCATCTTCCTCGGTGAATACGGACGGATGATGCTGCTCAAATGCACCCCTGAAAAGATGGAGATCCTTGCTGAAGCGGTTCCAAGAGACGGAAATGGAAGGCAATTCATAGAATATCCGGCATGGTCGGCACCTGCCTTGTCAAACGGACTGTTATACGTGCGCGGCAAAGACAGGTTAGTCTGCTTCGCCCTCACCTCCCCAAAAAACTGA
- a CDS encoding type II toxin-antitoxin system RelE/ParE family toxin, whose amino-acid sequence MDHERLNLRDAIWVGDSKAKLKEFPQSVQKDIGDALFIAQAGSMSPAAKPFKGVGSGVFEIRADSRTDTYRAVYAVKIGERVYVLHCFQKKSRRGIKTSKKDVDLIKRRLRMAQELEKNYEQED is encoded by the coding sequence ATGGATCACGAAAGGCTGAACTTAAGAGACGCTATATGGGTCGGGGATTCTAAGGCAAAGCTGAAGGAATTTCCGCAGTCCGTTCAAAAGGATATAGGGGACGCTTTGTTTATTGCACAGGCGGGAAGTATGTCTCCGGCGGCTAAACCCTTCAAGGGCGTTGGCTCAGGGGTTTTTGAGATACGAGCGGATTCTAGGACGGACACTTATCGAGCCGTGTATGCGGTGAAAATTGGAGAGAGGGTTTATGTCCTGCATTGTTTTCAGAAAAAATCAAGGCGCGGAATTAAGACCTCCAAGAAAGACGTAGACCTTATCAAGAGACGCCTCAGAATGGCGCAGGAACTGGAGAAGAATTATGAGCAAGAAGATTGA
- a CDS encoding DUF4268 domain-containing protein — MANLSKSSRETQNIKYWTEFCDYLELQGSQLHSPTPTSKEKHYIAFRIGIGCVVRARQVINSKYGPIAITVAFVMIGTAKTYFHSLKTQQAEIEEEFGESLKWWFSEQKKESHIYLERKDMDPADEQDWSNQHEWIARKLERFNEIFRPRIERLAGFNK, encoded by the coding sequence ATGGCAAATCTTTCTAAATCGTCCAGAGAAACACAGAACATAAAATACTGGACTGAATTTTGCGACTACTTGGAACTGCAAGGGAGCCAACTCCACTCTCCAACCCCAACATCTAAAGAGAAGCACTATATAGCTTTTAGGATAGGCATTGGATGCGTCGTGAGAGCAAGGCAGGTCATTAACTCCAAGTACGGACCGATCGCGATCACGGTTGCGTTTGTCATGATAGGAACTGCAAAAACTTACTTCCACTCATTGAAGACGCAACAAGCAGAAATTGAGGAAGAATTTGGTGAATCCCTAAAATGGTGGTTTTCAGAACAGAAAAAGGAATCACACATATACTTAGAAAGAAAGGATATGGACCCCGCCGATGAACAAGATTGGTCAAATCAACATGAATGGATCGCCAGGAAACTTGAACGATTCAATGAAATATTCCGTCCACGTATTGAGAGACTCGCTGGTTTCAACAAATAA
- a CDS encoding exo-alpha-sialidase, producing the protein METRMRQVTIYRESGRYAGWPANYGIWAWDNEIVVGFTVGYHKSDAGFHRRDRDKPFVGMQARSFDGGETWNVSETPCRLPARGTLSADEHVEERHRLTVEASFETPSRVDFMHPDFAMMCSRSGLRAGAYSWFYTSFDRCQSWEGPFRLPMFDYTGIAARTDYLVSGQDECLLFLTASKADGEEGLIFCAQTTDSGESFSLLSQIGPEPEGFAIMPASVRLSDSKILVAVRCRGGSGNANADWEERQNWIDLYASDDNGQTWNYMNRPIENTGRGGNPPTLTHLHDGRLCLIYGYRDAPFRICAKLSGDAGETWGEEIVLRDNGGDHDIGYPRTVQRPDGTIVTAYYFDEEPDGERFIEATLWKPE; encoded by the coding sequence ATGGAGACAAGGATGCGACAGGTTACAATTTATCGCGAATCGGGTCGTTACGCCGGTTGGCCAGCAAATTACGGTATTTGGGCATGGGACAACGAGATCGTTGTCGGATTTACGGTTGGGTATCATAAATCGGACGCGGGGTTCCATCGCCGCGACCGGGATAAACCGTTTGTAGGGATGCAGGCACGAAGTTTTGATGGCGGTGAGACATGGAATGTCTCGGAAACACCGTGTCGTTTGCCCGCAAGAGGGACACTCTCTGCGGATGAACACGTGGAAGAACGGCATCGGCTAACGGTTGAGGCTTCTTTTGAGACCCCCTCGCGTGTGGATTTTATGCACCCTGATTTTGCGATGATGTGTAGTAGGTCCGGGTTGAGAGCGGGTGCCTACTCGTGGTTTTATACCTCTTTCGACCGGTGCCAGAGCTGGGAGGGGCCATTTCGACTTCCGATGTTTGATTATACCGGTATCGCCGCTCGGACGGATTATCTCGTTTCAGGTCAGGATGAATGCCTGCTATTTCTCACCGCATCGAAAGCGGATGGTGAGGAAGGTTTGATATTCTGTGCACAGACAACCGATAGCGGTGAATCCTTTTCATTGTTATCTCAAATCGGACCGGAGCCCGAAGGGTTCGCAATTATGCCAGCGAGTGTTCGATTATCCGATTCAAAAATCCTGGTAGCGGTTCGGTGCCGAGGCGGTAGTGGTAATGCGAATGCTGACTGGGAAGAACGGCAGAATTGGATTGACCTCTACGCCTCAGATGATAACGGGCAGACGTGGAATTACATGAATCGACCTATAGAAAATACGGGGCGCGGCGGGAACCCACCAACGCTGACCCATCTTCACGATGGACGACTCTGCCTTATTTATGGGTACCGGGATGCACCGTTTCGGATATGTGCGAAGCTAAGCGGTGATGCCGGTGAGACGTGGGGTGAAGAGATCGTTTTGCGTGATAATGGCGGAGATCACGATATCGGGTATCCTCGCACGGTTCAACGTCCTGATGGAACTATAGTGACTGCCTACTATTTTGATGAGGAACCCGACGGTGAGAGATTCATTGAGGCGACATTATGGAAACCTGAGTAA
- a CDS encoding sulfatase produces the protein MSRPNILFIMSDDHASHAISSYGSRINQTPNLDRIADGGMILQNCFCVNSICTPSRANILTGTHSHLNGVKTLSDPLDGRRPNVAKMLQSDGYQTAMVGKWHLGHGGNADPTGFDYWNVLPGQGLYHDPVMLEPDGEKTHKGYTTDIITDFSLEWLQNWDTERPFFMMCHHKAPHRPWDSDEKHAHMFEDENVPMPDNFFDDYENRSNAARDAKMRVFGHMTERDLKIDTLGPPPEGLSEKELANWQYQRYIKEYLRCVASIDDNVGRMLDYLDEEGLADDTIVIYTSDQGFFLGDHGWYDKRFMYEESLRMPFLVRYPREIQPGSSCDAMALNIDFAETWLDYARLSIPDDMQGTSLRPLFNGDTPDDWRTSMYYRYWMHLTHHYVPAHYGIRTHRYKLIYYYGEALGTTGSIDESKEPEWELFDLEKDPNEMCSVYDDPAYADIVTELTAELYRLKAEAKDEE, from the coding sequence TTGAGCAGACCGAATATCCTATTCATCATGTCCGACGACCACGCTTCACACGCTATCAGCAGTTACGGGAGTCGGATTAACCAAACCCCGAACCTCGATCGTATCGCCGATGGGGGCATGATTCTTCAAAACTGTTTCTGCGTCAACTCCATTTGTACACCGAGTCGTGCGAACATTTTGACTGGCACACACAGCCATCTCAACGGCGTTAAGACGCTATCAGACCCCCTTGACGGTAGGAGACCAAACGTCGCGAAGATGCTCCAATCGGACGGCTATCAGACCGCAATGGTAGGCAAATGGCACCTCGGTCACGGCGGGAACGCAGATCCGACAGGTTTCGACTACTGGAACGTCTTACCCGGACAAGGACTCTATCACGATCCAGTGATGCTCGAACCCGACGGCGAGAAAACCCATAAAGGTTATACCACCGACATCATCACCGATTTCTCGTTGGAATGGTTGCAGAATTGGGACACGGAGCGACCGTTCTTTATGATGTGTCACCACAAGGCACCCCACCGTCCGTGGGATTCCGATGAGAAGCATGCACACATGTTCGAGGACGAAAACGTTCCAATGCCGGATAACTTTTTCGACGATTACGAGAACCGCTCAAACGCCGCAAGGGACGCGAAAATGCGGGTCTTCGGGCACATGACCGAAAGAGACCTCAAGATTGACACACTCGGTCCGCCACCTGAAGGATTGTCGGAGAAGGAGTTGGCAAACTGGCAGTATCAACGATACATCAAGGAGTATCTCCGCTGCGTCGCCTCAATTGACGACAACGTTGGACGCATGCTCGACTATCTTGACGAAGAAGGTCTCGCGGACGATACGATCGTCATCTATACCTCCGATCAGGGCTTCTTCTTGGGCGACCACGGCTGGTATGACAAGCGGTTCATGTACGAAGAATCCTTGCGGATGCCGTTCCTTGTCCGCTACCCGCGCGAGATCCAACCCGGCAGCTCATGCGACGCAATGGCACTGAACATAGATTTCGCAGAGACCTGGCTCGACTATGCTAGACTCTCCATCCCAGACGACATGCAGGGAACGAGCCTGCGTCCACTCTTCAACGGCGATACACCTGACGATTGGCGAACTTCAATGTACTATCGTTACTGGATGCATCTCACACACCACTATGTTCCCGCACACTACGGGATACGGACGCATCGTTATAAACTCATCTATTACTACGGCGAGGCACTCGGCACTACGGGTTCGATTGATGAATCGAAAGAACCCGAATGGGAACTCTTCGATCTTGAGAAGGATCCGAACGAGATGTGCAGCGTCTACGACGATCCGGCGTATGCCGACATTGTCACCGAATTGACAGCGGAGTTGTATCGACTCAAAGCAGAAGCAAAAGACGAAGAGTAG